A genomic window from Pseudomonadales bacterium includes:
- a CDS encoding DUF4212 domain-containing protein gives MTEQQQGSDPGAYWRANLKLAGVLLSIWFLVSFGFGILLVEPLNRIDFFGFKFGFWWAQQGSIYVFVVLIFVYTALMQRIDRRYGVDAEQADPADRTRQASEDSN, from the coding sequence ATAACGGAGCAGCAACAGGGCAGCGATCCCGGCGCTTACTGGCGCGCCAACCTGAAACTTGCGGGCGTGCTGCTGTCCATCTGGTTCCTGGTGTCCTTCGGATTCGGTATTCTGCTGGTAGAGCCGCTCAATCGAATCGACTTCTTCGGATTCAAGTTCGGATTCTGGTGGGCCCAGCAGGGCTCGATCTACGTATTTGTGGTGTTGATCTTCGTCTACACCGCACTGATGCAGCGTATTGATCGCCGCTACGGCGTGGATGCTGAGCAGGCCGATCCTGCAGATCGGACCCGTCAGGCCAGTGAGGATTCGAACTGA
- a CDS encoding VOC family protein, producing the protein MRIDHLMWGAPDLESGIEEIERLLEIRAIAGGAHTGLGTRNALVAFDDGAYLEIIAPDPDLAEPVSFGARLSGLEQGGLVTWAAGSDDLVVLGAQFKARGLGVRGPREMARITPQGLRLNWSLLFVHGHSFGNRLPFFIDWQGSAHPGTSSPICGALTSLSVRGADVVALAGLLESVDTRVRFEHAELSELVAVIDVPVQRAGAGGRKSPGRRIELTSTPDTLRLQL; encoded by the coding sequence ATGCGGATAGATCATCTGATGTGGGGTGCCCCCGATCTTGAATCGGGTATCGAAGAGATCGAGCGTCTGCTCGAGATCCGGGCGATCGCTGGGGGTGCGCATACGGGTCTCGGCACCCGTAATGCGCTGGTGGCCTTCGACGATGGCGCTTACCTGGAGATCATTGCTCCGGATCCCGATCTGGCGGAGCCGGTCTCCTTTGGTGCGCGACTGTCCGGGCTCGAGCAGGGCGGACTGGTGACCTGGGCTGCGGGCAGTGACGATCTGGTGGTGCTCGGTGCGCAGTTCAAGGCGCGGGGCCTGGGCGTTCGCGGTCCGCGCGAAATGGCCCGGATCACGCCCCAGGGCCTGCGCCTGAACTGGTCCCTGCTGTTTGTACACGGACATTCTTTCGGAAACCGGCTGCCGTTTTTCATCGACTGGCAGGGCAGTGCGCATCCGGGCACTTCCAGCCCGATCTGTGGCGCGCTGACCAGCCTGAGTGTCCGCGGCGCCGATGTGGTCGCGCTTGCCGGTCTCCTCGAGAGTGTGGACACCCGTGTCCGCTTTGAGCATGCAGAGCTATCCGAACTTGTCGCGGTGATCGACGTGCCGGTACAGCGAGCAGGGGCAGGTGGGCGTAAGAGCCCGGGACGCCGGATTGAGCTGACGTCTACTCCCGATACATTGCGACTGCAGCTGTGA